In Roseovarius faecimaris, the following are encoded in one genomic region:
- a CDS encoding ParB/RepB/Spo0J family partition protein: MAKRKRLSAANPAFAGLPPLETKSALASHAPIAGVAADAATTAALDEMAGALSAARREGRMIVELPLADIRLDYLVRDRIVEEDEAMQALITSLRERGQQVPVEVAELGPGRYGLISGWRRCQALKRLNRDCVKAIIRAPQEASEAYLSMVEENEIRVGLSYYERARIVVKAAEQGVFADERAALAALFHAGSKARRSKIGTFIHIVHALDGALRFPGALGERAGLQLGRALQSDPKLGRALSELLAREAPETPEAELDQLQAAMRKTGSKKAKSESKPAPDTVTPCAGVTVRTHPNGHLTLSGKKVDAALRSRLLDWLRAQG; this comes from the coding sequence ATGGCCAAACGCAAACGTCTGAGTGCCGCCAACCCGGCCTTTGCCGGCCTGCCGCCGCTGGAGACCAAATCCGCCCTGGCGAGCCACGCGCCGATTGCGGGGGTGGCGGCGGATGCCGCGACCACGGCCGCACTGGACGAGATGGCGGGCGCGCTCAGTGCGGCCCGGCGCGAGGGGCGGATGATCGTCGAGCTGCCGCTTGCGGATATCCGGCTTGATTACCTGGTCCGCGACCGGATCGTGGAAGAGGATGAGGCGATGCAGGCGCTGATAACCTCCCTGCGGGAGCGCGGTCAGCAGGTGCCGGTCGAGGTGGCCGAACTGGGGCCGGGGCGGTACGGGCTGATCTCGGGCTGGCGGCGTTGTCAGGCTCTAAAACGCCTGAATAGAGACTGTGTAAAGGCAATCATCCGCGCCCCGCAGGAGGCCTCGGAGGCCTATCTTTCGATGGTCGAGGAAAACGAGATCCGCGTCGGGCTGAGCTATTACGAGCGCGCGCGGATCGTGGTGAAGGCGGCTGAGCAGGGGGTCTTTGCGGATGAACGGGCGGCGCTTGCGGCGCTGTTTCATGCCGGCTCAAAGGCGCGGCGCTCCAAGATCGGCACATTCATCCATATCGTGCATGCGCTCGACGGCGCGCTGCGCTTTCCCGGCGCCCTGGGAGAGCGCGCCGGGCTGCAGCTTGGCCGGGCGTTGCAGAGCGACCCTAAACTGGGCCGCGCCCTGTCCGAATTGCTGGCGCGCGAAGCCCCGGAAACGCCGGAGGCCGAGCTTGACCAGCTTCAGGCGGCGATGAGAAAAACAGGCTCTAAAAAGGCCAAATCAGAGTCTAAACCAGCGCCTGACACCGTGACGCCCTGCGCCGGAGTGACGGTAAGAACCCATCCAAACGGGCACCTCACCCTGAGCGGCAAGAAGGTGGATGCCGCCCTGCGGTCGCGGCTTCTGGACTGGCTGCGGGCGCAGGGCTGA
- a CDS encoding DUF2793 domain-containing protein, giving the protein MSQTSPTLALPFLQPSQAQKHVTHNEALKILDAATQLSVLAADLTDPPAAPAEADCYIPAPGATGDWVGHAGEIAIYVNGGRQFFAARQGWRADVIPTGATLRFDGSTWAPLTGDLQNLPEIGVNTTADAINRLAVAADATLLTHDGSGHQIKVNKASATDTASLLFQTGFSGRAEMGTTGSDDFAIKVSADGSTFSTALRVDHGTGQVAIGTAATDQTLSVAANAVEPTIQVRNMGGAGGAAFRMIDDVSTGDWKFKIKGDGSFKLRNQTAGVDILDIQNAPYTAIFQGPVRLPGYTVATLPDPAVAGAGAQVYVSDEAAGAVTAFSDGTNWRRSTDRVIVS; this is encoded by the coding sequence ATGTCCCAAACCTCCCCGACCTTGGCCCTGCCCTTCCTGCAGCCCTCCCAGGCACAGAAACACGTCACCCATAATGAGGCGCTCAAGATTCTGGACGCGGCAACCCAGCTCAGCGTGCTGGCCGCGGACCTGACCGATCCGCCCGCCGCCCCGGCCGAGGCGGATTGCTATATCCCCGCGCCCGGCGCCACCGGCGACTGGGTCGGCCATGCGGGCGAGATCGCCATCTATGTGAATGGCGGCCGGCAATTCTTTGCCGCGCGGCAGGGCTGGCGGGCCGATGTGATCCCCACCGGGGCGACCCTGCGCTTTGACGGCAGCACCTGGGCCCCGCTCACGGGCGATCTGCAGAACCTGCCCGAGATCGGCGTCAACACCACCGCCGATGCGATCAACCGGCTCGCCGTGGCCGCCGATGCCACGCTGCTGACCCATGACGGCAGCGGCCATCAGATCAAGGTCAACAAGGCCAGTGCCACCGACACGGCAAGCCTGCTGTTCCAGACCGGCTTTTCGGGCCGGGCCGAGATGGGCACCACCGGCTCGGATGATTTCGCCATCAAGGTCAGCGCCGATGGCAGCACCTTCTCGACCGCTCTGCGGGTGGATCATGGCACCGGGCAGGTGGCCATCGGCACCGCCGCGACCGATCAGACCCTCTCGGTGGCGGCCAACGCGGTGGAGCCGACGATCCAGGTGCGCAACATGGGCGGGGCAGGGGGGGCCGCGTTCCGCATGATCGACGATGTCTCGACCGGCGACTGGAAATTCAAGATCAAGGGGGACGGGTCGTTCAAGCTGCGCAACCAGACCGCCGGCGTCGATATCCTGGATATCCAGAACGCCCCCTATACGGCCATCTTCCAGGGCCCGGTGCGCCTGCCCGGCTATACCGTGGCCACCCTGCCCGATCCGGCCGTGGCCGGGGCCGGGGCGCAGGTCTATGTCAGTGACGAAGCCGCCGGCGCCGTGACCGCCTTTTCCGACGGGACGAACTGGCGCCGGAGCACGGATCGCGTCATCGTCTCCTGA
- a CDS encoding FG-GAP-like repeat-containing protein — translation MQIIRQGQEKHFLLAALIVAVLAYFFWTGSRYPALDEKAMMSGAIQLEDSLSFEAVYPLTEEMGTLDRIFWSTLNWVNTNKKGMTFGVLFAAAFLTAAGYVRRRSFRGGFANSALGLVIGAPLGVCVNCAAPIAKGMYSAGMRAETTLSAMIASPTLNIVVLTMLFSLLPVYMALMKIGLSLLIILVLVPLICRGLQTREIAPEAPAQTLWSATELSAGKEDQNGSEGLWGALSGVAAAYARNLWYIITLTVPLMLLAGFIGAVVATALPQDLILGLPFSVWALILIALVGVVLPVPIAFDVVMAGALLGLGLAHGYVMALLFTLGTFSVYSFLIVAGSVGMRAAWMIAACVALLGALGGAGAEYYHRWQTERALEMLLQGEARAPQAQPWGAAMAAGADPWTTSDAAVTIEAIPFAPPSPAAATGFTRMEADQRGIDKPLEFSFRDMWPPFWEGRSLSSGDIDRDGDLDLVIASTEAGLYLYENDGTGRFSRIAVDLGPLAGMPIFNAALVDFDNDGWPDLFLASYLQGNWLWRNEAGTFGSVAPESVPNRPDAVLSMALAFADADNNGYLDIALGNWAAGWYRRIPGEESRNRILWTDAGRPGARHTELPGIPGETLSILFSDIDRDGVQDLIVGNDFDIPDYVYLGDGAGGFAMIDHASGMIPHTTTTTMAVKTGDLQNDGSPEIYLAQIAGRSSGVSATLKMQDLDLYCDAIENPQAKAICETNMAIKTWYRSGNNFDPTYAGECQKLEGRNRDECRAMLVKDLAIQKRDPNLCTLIPRGQDIPRAYCELHFLPVRQPSEAEIALTHPQILRSNVLLDWQGEKYADTAEDIGLDVGGWSWDTKFGDYDLDGDMDVYIVNGTWVPNEVSPSNLYFVNDGTGRFSEASGPEGLEDYLMTASATAFDIDNDGDEDFVTHPVNGPLALFVNNAQGARLGFELSDGRGNRDGIGALITLEDETGRTQSRELQLGGGFMSFDAPRATFGLGALTEATKATIRWPDGSATVIDGPLAAGALYRVMRQ, via the coding sequence ATGCAGATCATCCGCCAAGGTCAGGAAAAACACTTTCTCCTCGCGGCTCTGATCGTCGCGGTGCTGGCCTATTTCTTCTGGACCGGCTCGCGCTATCCGGCGCTGGATGAAAAGGCGATGATGTCGGGGGCGATCCAGCTCGAGGACAGTCTCAGCTTCGAGGCGGTCTATCCGCTGACCGAGGAGATGGGCACGCTCGACCGGATCTTCTGGTCGACCCTGAACTGGGTGAACACCAACAAGAAGGGCATGACCTTCGGCGTGCTCTTTGCCGCCGCCTTCCTGACCGCGGCGGGCTATGTCCGGCGGCGCAGCTTTCGGGGCGGGTTTGCCAATTCGGCGCTGGGGCTGGTGATCGGCGCGCCGCTCGGGGTCTGCGTGAACTGTGCCGCCCCCATCGCCAAGGGGATGTATTCCGCAGGCATGCGCGCCGAAACCACGCTCAGCGCCATGATCGCCTCGCCCACGCTCAATATCGTGGTTCTGACCATGCTGTTCTCGCTTCTGCCCGTGTATATGGCGCTGATGAAGATCGGGCTGAGCCTTCTGATCATCCTGGTGCTGGTGCCGCTGATCTGCCGGGGGCTGCAAACCCGCGAGATTGCCCCTGAGGCGCCCGCGCAGACGCTCTGGAGCGCCACAGAGCTTTCTGCGGGCAAAGAGGACCAAAACGGCTCAGAGGGGCTCTGGGGCGCTCTGAGCGGGGTCGCCGCGGCCTATGCGCGCAATCTGTGGTACATCATCACGCTGACCGTGCCGCTGATGCTGCTGGCCGGGTTCATCGGCGCGGTGGTGGCCACGGCCCTGCCGCAGGATCTGATCCTGGGGCTGCCCTTCTCGGTCTGGGCGCTGATCCTGATCGCCCTGGTGGGGGTGGTGCTGCCGGTGCCCATCGCCTTTGACGTGGTGATGGCGGGCGCGCTTCTGGGCCTTGGCCTGGCGCATGGCTATGTCATGGCGCTTCTGTTCACGCTCGGCACGTTCAGCGTCTATTCCTTCCTGATCGTGGCGGGCTCGGTCGGGATGCGCGCCGCATGGATGATCGCCGCCTGCGTGGCGCTGCTGGGGGCCCTGGGCGGGGCCGGGGCGGAATATTATCACCGCTGGCAGACCGAACGCGCGCTGGAGATGCTGCTGCAGGGCGAGGCGCGCGCCCCGCAGGCACAGCCCTGGGGCGCGGCCATGGCCGCCGGGGCCGACCCCTGGACCACCAGCGATGCGGCGGTCACCATCGAGGCGATCCCCTTCGCCCCCCCCTCCCCCGCCGCTGCGACCGGCTTCACCCGGATGGAAGCCGACCAGCGCGGTATCGACAAACCGTTGGAGTTTTCCTTTCGCGACATGTGGCCGCCCTTCTGGGAGGGGCGCTCCCTGAGCTCGGGCGATATCGACCGCGACGGCGATCTGGATCTGGTGATCGCGTCGACCGAGGCCGGGCTCTACCTCTATGAAAACGACGGCACCGGGCGGTTCAGCCGGATCGCTGTCGATCTCGGGCCCCTGGCCGGGATGCCGATCTTCAACGCGGCCCTGGTGGATTTCGACAATGACGGCTGGCCCGATCTTTTCCTGGCCAGCTATCTGCAGGGCAACTGGCTGTGGCGCAACGAGGCCGGCACATTCGGCTCTGTTGCACCGGAATCCGTCCCGAACAGGCCCGATGCGGTGCTCAGCATGGCGCTCGCCTTTGCGGATGCCGACAACAACGGATATCTCGACATCGCGCTCGGCAACTGGGCGGCGGGCTGGTACCGACGCATCCCTGGCGAAGAAAGCCGCAACCGCATCCTGTGGACGGACGCAGGCCGGCCCGGCGCGCGGCATACAGAGCTGCCCGGCATCCCGGGCGAGACGCTGTCGATCCTGTTTTCGGATATCGACCGCGACGGCGTGCAGGACCTGATCGTCGGCAATGATTTCGACATCCCCGATTATGTCTATCTGGGCGATGGCGCGGGCGGCTTTGCCATGATCGACCATGCCAGCGGGATGATCCCGCATACCACCACCACGACGATGGCGGTGAAGACGGGCGATCTGCAGAATGACGGCAGCCCCGAGATTTACCTGGCCCAGATCGCCGGGCGGTCCTCGGGGGTCTCCGCAACGCTGAAGATGCAGGATCTCGACCTCTATTGCGACGCCATCGAGAACCCGCAGGCCAAGGCCATCTGCGAGACCAATATGGCGATCAAGACCTGGTACAGATCGGGCAACAATTTCGACCCGACCTATGCGGGCGAGTGCCAGAAGCTGGAGGGGCGCAACCGGGACGAATGCCGCGCCATGCTGGTCAAGGACCTGGCCATTCAGAAGCGCGATCCCAACCTGTGCACGCTGATCCCCAGGGGCCAGGACATCCCCCGCGCCTATTGCGAGCTGCATTTCCTGCCGGTGCGCCAGCCCTCCGAGGCCGAGATCGCCCTGACCCATCCGCAGATCCTACGCTCCAACGTGCTCCTGGACTGGCAGGGAGAGAAATACGCCGACACCGCCGAGGACATTGGCCTCGACGTGGGCGGCTGGAGCTGGGACACCAAGTTTGGCGATTACGACCTCGACGGGGACATGGATGTCTATATCGTCAACGGCACCTGGGTGCCGAACGAGGTGTCGCCCTCCAACCTCTATTTCGTCAATGACGGCACCGGGCGGTTTAGTGAAGCCTCGGGGCCGGAGGGGCTGGAGGATTACCTGATGACCGCCTCGGCCACGGCCTTCGACATCGACAATGACGGCGACGAGGATTTTGTCACCCATCCGGTGAACGGGCCGCTGGCGCTGTTTGTCAACAACGCCCAGGGCGCGCGGCTGGGCTTCGAGCTCTCAGATGGGCGCGGCAACCGCGACGGGATCGGCGCGCTGATCACGCTGGAGGATGAGACGGGCCGCACCCAGAGCCGCGAATTGCAACTGGGCGGCGGCTTCATGTCCTTCGACGCGCCCCGCGCCACGTTCGGGCTGGGGGCGCTGACCGAGGCCACGAAGGCCACGATCCGCTGGCCCGACGGGTCCGCGACCGTGATCGACGGCCCCCTGGCCGCGGGCGCGCTGTACCGGGTCATGCGCCAATAA
- a CDS encoding class I SAM-dependent methyltransferase, whose amino-acid sequence MTDKPDQSALEAEILDTRDTRPGAGNRRAYVGPPTQYDFMGATQFNLLTGLGLREEHHVVDIGCGSLRAGRYLMQYLLPGRYTGIDPNSWLWQEAIDKEIGADLIALKAPRLLDEADFRMTGVADDSADYIVAQSIYSHTGADLFTLSVAAAARCLSPTGQFLFTAILPDDAGVDRMPRGPAHEGWLYPGCLSFAEADVSAVCSAAGLHVQRLAWYHPRQTWFRAIRDPALRMTEEMFATLGTGKPLFDKRF is encoded by the coding sequence ATGACCGACAAGCCCGACCAATCCGCACTGGAGGCGGAAATCCTCGACACCCGAGACACCCGGCCCGGCGCGGGGAACCGGCGTGCCTATGTCGGCCCGCCCACCCAGTATGATTTCATGGGGGCGACACAGTTCAACCTGCTGACCGGGCTGGGCCTGCGCGAAGAGCATCACGTGGTCGATATCGGCTGCGGGTCGCTGCGCGCGGGGCGCTATCTGATGCAATATCTGCTGCCCGGCCGCTATACCGGGATCGACCCCAACAGCTGGCTCTGGCAGGAGGCGATCGACAAGGAGATCGGGGCCGACCTGATCGCCCTGAAAGCGCCCCGGCTGCTGGATGAGGCGGATTTCCGCATGACCGGGGTGGCGGATGACAGCGCCGATTACATCGTGGCGCAGTCGATCTATTCCCATACCGGGGCGGATCTGTTCACGCTCTCGGTCGCGGCCGCCGCGCGCTGCCTGTCGCCGACCGGGCAATTCCTCTTCACCGCGATCCTGCCCGACGATGCCGGGGTCGACAGGATGCCACGCGGCCCGGCGCATGAAGGCTGGCTCTATCCCGGCTGTCTGAGTTTCGCGGAGGCGGATGTCTCGGCGGTCTGCAGCGCGGCCGGACTCCACGTTCAGCGCCTGGCATGGTATCATCCCCGCCAGACCTGGTTTCGCGCCATCCGGGACCCCGCCCTGCGGATGACCGAGGAAATGTTTGCAACTTTAGGCACTGGTAAGCCATTGTTTGACAAGAGATTTTAG
- a CDS encoding sulfotransferase, protein MPHAPIAVGGVGGSGTRVIANILQYCGIFIGSDLLPSNDTIWYAALFGRRNVLLDDDEELRALGELFFRQMADPTPLSPAELTRLRSLEEMPRHLHGPKIIHEWLEGFIVHCATAAPAERWGWKVPYTHVLIDRWLAWHPTLKYVHVTRNGLDMAYSQNQNQLGKWGPIFLNREVEIGPRDSLKFWCAVQRRVARIGARYPDRVLQISFDRLIRDPVPEIDVLLRFIGADLTAAQKDELASSIVPPETVNRHKAHDISALDPEDVAYARQDNAAPQTDDRT, encoded by the coding sequence ATGCCTCACGCTCCTATCGCCGTGGGCGGCGTCGGCGGCAGCGGAACGCGCGTTATCGCCAATATCCTGCAATATTGCGGGATTTTCATCGGCTCCGACCTGCTGCCATCCAATGATACGATCTGGTATGCCGCGCTGTTCGGACGGCGCAACGTGCTGCTTGATGACGACGAGGAGCTGCGCGCGCTCGGCGAGCTGTTTTTCCGGCAGATGGCCGACCCCACACCGCTGAGCCCGGCCGAGCTGACCCGGCTGCGCTCTCTGGAGGAGATGCCGCGCCACCTGCATGGCCCGAAGATCATCCATGAATGGCTTGAAGGGTTCATTGTCCACTGCGCCACCGCGGCACCGGCCGAGCGCTGGGGCTGGAAAGTCCCTTACACCCATGTGCTGATCGACCGGTGGCTGGCCTGGCACCCGACGCTGAAATACGTCCATGTCACCCGCAACGGGCTTGATATGGCCTATAGCCAGAACCAGAACCAGCTGGGCAAATGGGGGCCGATCTTTCTCAATCGCGAGGTCGAGATCGGCCCGCGCGACTCGCTCAAATTCTGGTGCGCGGTGCAGCGGCGCGTGGCCCGGATCGGGGCGCGCTATCCGGACCGCGTCCTGCAGATCAGCTTCGACCGGCTGATCCGCGACCCGGTCCCCGAGATCGACGTGCTCCTGCGTTTCATCGGGGCCGATCTGACAGCGGCCCAGAAAGACGAGCTGGCAAGCTCTATCGTGCCCCCCGAAACCGTCAACCGTCACAAAGCGCATGACATTTCGGCGCTGGACCCCGAAGATGTCGCCTATGCCCGGCAAGACAACGCCGCTCCACAGACAGACGACAGGACATGA
- a CDS encoding tail fiber domain-containing protein, with protein MTHTPLRLLLVGTGALALSTGLAQADQVILDDLIVDGSACIGLDCVNGESFGFDTIRIKENNLRIKAQDTSSSASFPTNDWQITFNESSNGGANKFSIEDIDGGATPFTIEAGAASHALYVDDGERIGLSTSTPVVELHIVDGDTPTMRLEQNGSSGFTPQTWDVAGNETNLFIRDVTNGSKLPFRIRPNAPTSSIDVEGTTGDIGVGTTSPTAPIHVVRSNGTAKVLIEENSSTTAARGLLELRNSGTTFLTLADEGSGGETWNIQSNSGEFRFTNATGAGIELAMTTAGDMTISGTLTENSDKNAKMAIVPVDPQEVLQKVAALPVSSWMYKDNADLGIRHMGPMAQDFHAAFGLGASDKGISSLDTSGVALAAIQALASENAELKARIARLEDKLAE; from the coding sequence TCTGGTCGGCACCGGCGCGCTGGCGCTCTCGACCGGTCTGGCGCAGGCCGACCAGGTGATCCTCGACGATCTGATCGTCGACGGCTCTGCCTGTATCGGTCTGGACTGCGTGAACGGCGAAAGCTTCGGCTTCGACACGATCCGGATCAAGGAAAACAACCTGCGGATCAAGGCTCAGGATACCTCGAGCTCGGCCAGCTTCCCCACCAATGACTGGCAGATCACCTTCAACGAAAGCTCCAATGGCGGGGCCAACAAGTTCTCGATCGAAGACATCGATGGCGGCGCCACACCGTTCACCATCGAAGCGGGTGCTGCCAGCCATGCGCTGTATGTCGATGATGGCGAACGCATCGGCCTGAGCACCTCCACCCCGGTGGTTGAGCTGCATATTGTCGATGGCGACACACCCACCATGCGGCTGGAACAGAACGGCAGCTCGGGCTTCACCCCACAGACCTGGGACGTGGCCGGCAACGAGACCAACCTCTTCATTCGCGATGTCACCAATGGCAGCAAGCTGCCCTTCCGCATCCGCCCCAATGCCCCGACCAGTTCAATCGACGTCGAGGGCACGACAGGTGATATCGGCGTCGGCACAACCAGCCCCACTGCCCCGATCCATGTCGTGCGCTCCAACGGCACCGCCAAGGTGCTGATCGAGGAAAACAGCAGCACCACCGCCGCCCGCGGGTTGCTGGAGCTGCGCAACAGCGGCACCACCTTCCTGACGCTGGCCGATGAAGGTTCCGGCGGCGAGACCTGGAACATCCAGAGCAACTCGGGCGAGTTCCGCTTCACCAACGCCACCGGCGCCGGGATCGAGCTGGCCATGACCACGGCGGGTGACATGACCATCTCAGGCACGCTGACCGAGAACTCGGACAAGAATGCCAAGATGGCGATCGTGCCGGTCGATCCTCAGGAGGTTCTGCAGAAGGTCGCCGCGCTGCCCGTCTCAAGCTGGATGTACAAGGACAATGCCGATCTCGGCATCCGTCATATGGGCCCGATGGCGCAGGATTTCCACGCCGCCTTCGGCTTGGGCGCCTCGGACAAGGGCATCTCCTCGCTCGACACCTCGGGTGTGGCGCTTGCCGCCATCCAGGCCCTGGCCAGCGAAAACGCCGAACTCAAGGCACGCATTGCCCGGCTGGAAGACAAGCTGGCGGAATGA